From one Solanum lycopersicum chromosome 12, SLM_r2.1 genomic stretch:
- the LOC112940534 gene encoding uncharacterized protein, with protein MIYKHRGWHDMLPYALLGYHTIVRTSIGATPYLLVYGIEAVIPAEVEIPSLRIISEAELSNTEWVSKQIDQLTLIDEKRMVAVCHGQLYRQRMVRSFHKRVRARIFKVGQLVLKRIFPHQDEYKGKFALNWQSPYMVHKVLSGGVLVLLEMDGIVWPKPINSDAVKKYYV; from the coding sequence ATTGGGATACCATACGATTGTCAGAACATCAATTGGAGCCACTCCATATTTGCTAGTATATGGAATAGAAGCAGTCATACCTGCtgaagtcgagataccgtcTTTGAGAATCATTTCAGAAGCTGAGTTAAGTAACACTGAATGGGTTAGCAAGCAGATTGATCAACTAACTCTtattgatgagaagagaatggttgCCGTCTGTCATGGTCAATTATATAGGCAAAGAATGGTTCGTTCCTTTCACAAGAGAGTAAGAGCCAGAATTTTCAAAGTAggtcagttggttcttaagcgtatttttcctcatcaggacgagtacaaaggaaagttcgcacTAAACTGGCAAAGTCCTTACATGGTTCATAAAGTATTATCTGGAGGTGTTTTGGTCTTGTTAGAGATGGATGGCATCGTATGGCCTAAACCTATCAACTCGGATGCTGTCAAGAAATACTACGTGTGA
- the LOC138340674 gene encoding putative F-box/LRR-repeat protein At3g18150, producing MAKRVGGEDIISELPLHIIHHILCRTNLDLKDAAISCMLSKRWYHCWTSRPNLIFNQLQGDKLMPLENYVKLVDQSLRSHIEKKLHLEQFILAYCDPEVDSHLDTWIELAVKLNVTELGVHLPFLTSYRLPDVIYDAKYLKSLSLSRCKIEFDISTTRIRFCCLEALSLCHVHISDAQLQRVINRCPSIRILSLEYCESISKCHIFGLVHLQYLTTTFCKLHSVIVQSPYLRCFRYKEYAGRENILPCEIAILDGYNTLQTLELVGGSITGQQFQDIFCKFPNISELELESCYKLNHIEIQSEKLKKFTLLLGLNTLEKLTIQAPNLLDFDFRGTKIPFSYMNMDTSSLERARFHFFMPATHFGSVDSSWYTSLHHFVQKFNNSNDFMLIISCRQTKSILIYENPREIVIPPTHAVEIFFASMMRVESIIGMLMYKSPNIISIIACTDGKALQVMSTLKGCIQKENCGKECPFKTKWHRYLKEVISCRGTSEEGMAASTWYLWLKSTSLIDQVNNFVLKWKDDEA from the exons ATGGCAAAAAGAGTTGGCGGAGAAGATATAATATCAGAGTTGCCTTTgcatatcattcatcacatcttATGTCGCACTAACCTTGACCTCAAAGATGCGGCGATAAGTTGTATGTTATCCAAGAGATGGTACCATTGCTGGACTTCAAGACCTAATTTGATATTCAATCAGTTGCAAGGCGACAAACTTATGCCCCTTGAAAACTATGTCAAGTTGGTTGATCAATCCCTGCGATCCCatattgaaaaaaagttacatcTTGAACAATTCATCCTTGCTTATTGTGATCCAGAAGTGGATTCTCACCTAGATACTTGGATTGAATTGGCGGTTAAACTCAATGTCACAGAGCTGGGGGTTCACCTTCCCTTTTTAACATCATATAGATTACCTGATGTTATTTATGATGCTAAATATCTGAAATCATTGTCATTAAGTAGGTGCAAGATTGAATTTGATATTAGTACCACTCGCATAAGATTTTGTTGTCTTGAGGCTCTTTCTTTGTGCCATGTCCATATTTCAGATGCACAATTACAAAGAGTTATCAACAGATGCCCATCTATCAGGATTCTAAGTTTAGAGTATTGTGAGAGTATAAGCAAATGTCATATTTTTGGCCTGGTACATCTCCAGTATTTGACTACAACTTTTTGCAAACTCCATAGTGTGATAGTCCAATCTCCATATCTTCGATGCTTTAGATATAAAGAATATGCTGGACGGGAAAATATTCTTCCTTGCGAAATTGCTATTTTGGATGGTTACAATACTTTACAAACACTCGAGCTCGTTGGTGGCAGCATTACAGGACAACAGTTTCAAGATATATTCTGCAAGTTCCCAAACATTTCAGAATTGGAACTAGAAAGCTGCTATAAGCTGAATCATATAGAGATTCAGAGTGAAAAACTCAAGAAATTCACCTTATTATTAGGGTTGAACACACTGGAAAAACTCACGATTCAAGCTCCAAATTTATTGGACTTTGATTTTCGTGGTACTAAAATTCCCTTCTCATATATGAATATGGATACTTCTTCCCTAGAAAGAGCCCGATTCCATTTCTTCATGCCCGCCACACACTTTGGATCAGTGGACAGCAGTTGGTACACGAGTCTTCATCACTTTGTTCAAAAGTTCAACAATTCTAATGATTTCATGTTAATAATATCTTGCCGCCAG ACCAAAAGCATCCTTATTTATGAAAATCCGAGAGAAATTGTTATTCCACCAACCCATGCTGTCGAGATATTCTTTGCATCTATGATGCGTGTTGAATCGATCATTGGAATGTTAATGTACAAGAGTCCCAATATCATTTCCATAATTGCATGTACAGATGGCAAAGCACTGCAg GTGATGTCTACACTTAAAGGGTGTATACAAAAGGAAAATTGTGGTAAAGAATGTCCATTCAAGACCAAGTGGCATCGTTACTTAAAAGAAGTCATCAGTTGTAGAGGGACATCTGAAGAGGGAATGGCTGCCTCTACGTGGTATCTATGGTTGAAATCGACATCTCTAATTGACCAAGTGAATAATTTCGTGTTAAAATGGAAAGATGATGAAGCCTAG
- the LOC112940533 gene encoding uncharacterized protein — translation MPTGKLAKCKMLLSEFYIVYVTQKEIKAQALADHLVENPVDEEYEPLKTYFDDEEVSFVGEDISEAYPGWRFFFDGAANHQGKGIGAVLVLESRQHYPMMAKLRFNCTKNMSEYEACILGLKMAIDMNFYELLVIGDSDLLIHHVQEEWDVKNPNIILYVQYVQKLFKRFYKIEFRHTPGIQNELAHDLSTIASLTKHPDTNYIDPLDIVLKKHSVYCSHVEAEQDGLPWYFDIKKYLESGTYLEDITSNKKKLIRRMALNFIISGEVLYRRTPDLGLLRCVDVVEAVKLIEQIHAGACGMHMNGFTLERNILRAGYFWMTMENDCCKFVHKCHRCQVHGDLIRVPPHELNVMSSPWPFVSWGMDVIGPIEPVTSNGNRFILVAIDYFTKWVEPASKKSVTKKVVADFVHNNLICRF, via the coding sequence ATGCCGACTGGAAAGTTAGCTAAGTGTAAAATGTTGTTGAGTGAATTTTAcattgtgtatgtgactcagaaAGAGATAAAGGCAcaagctttggctgatcatcttgtaGAAAATCCtgttgatgaagagtatgaaccacttaagacttattttgacgatgaagaagtgtcatttgtgggtgaggatatttctgaagcatatccaggttggagattTTTCTTTGATGGAGCGGCAAATCATCAAGGTAAAGGTATTGGAGCAGTGTTAGTGTTAGAATCTCGTCAGCATTATCCCATGATGGCTAAGCTCCGATTTAATTGCACGAAAAACATGTCCGAATATGAAGCTTGTATTCTGGGTTTAAAAATGGCCATCGACATGAATTTCTATGAGTTGTTagttattggagattcagatCTTCTGATTCATCATGTTCAAGAAGAATGGGATGTGAAGAACCCAAACATTATACTTTACGTACAGTATGTGCAGAAGTTGTTCAAAAGATTTTAtaagatcgagttcagacatactcctggaatacagaatgaattagcCCATGATCTTTCCACCATCGCTTCGTTGACTAAACATCCGGACACAAATTATATTGATCCTCTGGATATAGTGTTGAAAAAACATTCAGTCTATTGTTCCCATGTTGAAGCAGAACAAGACGGAttgccttggtattttgatataaagaagtACTTGGAGTCTGGAACTTATCTCGAAGACATTACGTCCAATAAGAAGAAGTTGATACGCcgtatggctctcaatttcATTATAAGTGGAGAAGTCCTttataggaggactccagatttgggtcttcTAAGATGTGTGGATGTTGTTGAAGCTGTGAAGCTTATCgaacagatacatgctggagCTTGTGGCATGCATATGAATGGATTCACTTTGGAAAGAAATATCCTACGAGCCGGATATttttggatgactatggagaatgattgTTGCAAGTTTGTGCATAAATGCCATAGGTGTCAAGTGCACGGTGATCTGATACGagtgccacctcacgaacttaatgttatgagttcaccttggccattcgtatcttggggaatggatgtcatcggtccgATAGAACCAGTCACTTCTAATGGAAacagattcattttggttgccattgattatttcaccaagtgggtggaacCAGCTTCTAAAAAGTCGGTAACTAAGAAAGTGGTGGCTGATTTTGTTCACAACAATCTGATATGTAGATTTTGA